The Streptomyces liliiviolaceus sequence GGTCAGCGGCGAACTCATGATCACATTCTGCCGCCGGGGCACTCCGTGCGCTGCGGGTCGGTGGGGGTCAGCGGGGGTCAGCGGGGGTCACCCGCGCCGTTCCCCGCGCCCCTGAAAAGCCAAAAGACTGCGCAGTTCCCCGCGCCCCTAGGTATTCAGGGGCGCGGGGAACTGCGCGGGTGACCCCCACCGGCCGTCAGCTCACCGCGGACGCGAGCCCCCACCCCCTAAGGGGCGCGGGGAACTGCGCGACCGGCCCCCACCGGCCGCCGGTTCACCGCGGGCCAGAGCCGCCCGCCAACACCTCCGGCCGGAGCACCGTCGCCAGGCGGTCCGCCGGGAGCAGGCCCTTCTCCAGGACCAGCTCCGCCACCCCCCGCCCCGTGGCGAGAGCCTCCCGCGCGATCTCCGTCGCGGCCGAGTACCCGATGTACGGATTGAGCGCGGTCACCAGCCCGATCGAGTTCTCGACGGCCGCCCGCAGCACCTCCGTGTTCGCCGTGATCCCCACGACGCACCGCTCCGCGAGCGTCAGACAGGCCGCCCGCAGATGCGTGATGCTCTCGGACAGCGAGTGCAGAATGATCGGCTCGAACGCGTTCAGCTGAAGCTGACCCGCCTCCGCCGCCATCGTGATGGTGACGTCGTTGCCGATCACCTCGAAGGCGACCTGGTTGACCACCTCGGGAATCACCGGGTTCACCTTGCCGGGCATGATGCTGGAGCCGGCCTGCACGGGCGGCAGATTGATCTCGTTGAGCCCGGCCCGCGGCCCCGACGACAGCAGCCGCAGGTCGTTGCAGACCTTGGGCAGCTTCACCGCGATCCGCTTCAGCACCCCGGACATCTGGACGAACGCCCCGCAGTCCTGCGTCGCCTCGACCAGATTCGCCGCCGTCACCAGCGGCAGCCCGGTGATGTCCGCGAGATGCCGGCGCGCCGCCTCCGCGTAACCGGCGGGCGCGTTGAGCCCGGTCCCGATCGCCGTCGCGCCCAGATTGATCTCGTGGACCAGTTCGACGGCCTCGGCGAGCCGGCTGCGGTCTTCGTC is a genomic window containing:
- the aspA gene encoding aspartate ammonia-lyase translates to MNVRSEHDLLGDRDVPAEAYWGVHSLRARENFPITGTPISAYPHLIEALAAVKEAAALANEELGLLEPVKAAAIVGACREIRQGKLHDQFVVDVIQGGAGTSTNMNANEVVANRALELLGRAKGEYAYLHPNEHVNLGQSTNDVYPTAVKVATVFAVRGLLDAMSVLQDAFAGKAVEFRDVLKMGRTQLQDAVPMTLGQEFSAYAVMLDEDRSRLAEAVELVHEINLGATAIGTGLNAPAGYAEAARRHLADITGLPLVTAANLVEATQDCGAFVQMSGVLKRIAVKLPKVCNDLRLLSSGPRAGLNEINLPPVQAGSSIMPGKVNPVIPEVVNQVAFEVIGNDVTITMAAEAGQLQLNAFEPIILHSLSESITHLRAACLTLAERCVVGITANTEVLRAAVENSIGLVTALNPYIGYSAATEIAREALATGRGVAELVLEKGLLPADRLATVLRPEVLAGGSGPR